The genomic region GACCACTGCGTGATATCCGAATCACCGGGGTCAGTGACGAGAAGCTCGCTTCCCTGTGGCATCAGAAGCACGCCATGGCTGCAAAATTTGTTGCGGTGTATCGGAATTCGTTCTGGGAGGACGCAAGACTCGACGGCACCAGCTTCATGGAGCACAACATCCTCGGCGGTACGTGGGCGCAAGGTGACGGAGTGCTGTCCGGGCTGGTCCCGCCGGGACGCATCGGCGCCTACCTGGCCACGCCCGCGCATCTGCGCGAACGGAATTTACTCGATGACCTCGTCACGGCGTTCGGCTCCGAGGCGGCACAACCGCTCGCAGCGTACATGCGGTCGTGGGCCACCGACCCCTACACGCAGGGCTACGTCACGGCCTGGCGGCCTGGCGATCTCACCGCTGTCGGCCCGCTGCACGGCAAGCATGAGCCACCGTTCTACGTGTGTGGATCCGACCAGTGGGTCGCCGGGTACATGGAAGGTGCCGTGCGCACCGGCCGGGACACCGCACAAACCTTGCTGCACAGCCGCTAACCAGAAAGGAACACTACGTGATGACGACGAAACTCCCCGAAGGCGCAGATCTGGCCGGTGTGCTGACCCCGACCAGTTACGTGGCGCCGGAAAACCTGCGCCGCGGAACACCGAACGAAATGGGAACCACCCACTTGGCCAGCGCGGACGGTCGCTTTCTCATCGGAAGCTGGCGCGCCGAACCGTACAGTGAGTACATCGAGGCCTACCCCGGCGATGAATACACCCGCGTCCTGGCGGGCCGCGTGACGCTGATCGACTCGGCCGGCAACTCCCATACCTACGGACCTGGGGACGCCTTCA from Mycolicibacterium sp. YH-1 harbors:
- a CDS encoding cupin domain-containing protein, translating into MTTKLPEGADLAGVLTPTSYVAPENLRRGTPNEMGTTHLASADGRFLIGSWRAEPYSEYIEAYPGDEYTRVLAGRVTLIDSAGNSHTYGPGDAFTIAAGWRGEYRVEEALVKQFAYYEVS